The genomic region CATTCCTGCTTTCCGAAACTGATTCTCATCACCCTTCATCGCATTTGCTGTCATCGCTATAATGATGATTTCATTGGCGGGCTTTGTAAATTCATTACGTATGACCGTGGTAGCTTCCAAACCGCTCATTTCAGGCATTTGAATGTCCATCAAAACAAGATCGTATTGATTTTTGGCTACATACTCTACGGCTATTTTTCCATTGTCTGCGATATCAAGAACGGCTCCCCATTCACTTATTAATTCTGAGGCAAAAAGTTGGTTGACTTTATTATCTTCAGCCAATAGTATTCGATAACCGGAAAGTTTTCCTTCATTGTTGGACTCTTCATATTCCACTTGTGAGAAGTCATCCGAAGTGCAGGTTTCCAGATTAAGTTCAAACTGAAAAGTGGAACCATGACCGGGTTGACTTTTTACTTTAATGCTGCTTCCCATTAAATCAAGTAGATTCTTGACAATAGTTAAGCCCAAGCCGGTACCACCATATTTTCTACTCGTGTCTGCGTTGGCCTGAGTGAAACTGTTAAATATTTTATCCAGTTTGTCATTTTGAATTCCTATTCCCGAATCTGATACATTAAATTGTACACGGCATGCTTCGTTTCGCTTTGTGATCAATTTACTTGTTAAGGTAACCTCACCGGTTTCTGTGAATTTAATTGCATTGCTGATAAGATTTACCAGCACCTGATTGATTCTGATAGAATCGCCTTTAACAAACTTAGGGAGTTTATCATCCAAAATTGTTACCAATTCCAGTTGCTTGCGCTGTGCTTCTGCTTTGAAGGTTTGCCTGATATTGTATAACAGACTGCCTATTTCAAAGGGTTCTTTCACAATTTCAAGTTTACCTGCCTGAATTTTACTAAAATCCAAAATGTCATTTATAACTACAAGTAGGTTCTCGGCATTTTGCTTCACAGAACCTGCATATTCTTTCTGTTTATCGTTGAGCGATGTTTTTATGAGCAGGTTGGTGAGTCCAACAATGCCATTCATGGGTGTTCTTATTTCATGGCTCATATTTGCCAGGAATAATTCTTTTGCCCGTGCGGATTCTTCCGCAATCAGTTTTGCGGTTTTGAGTTCTGCTTCCGCTATTAATCTTTCTGTAACATCTTGTGCAAATCCAATTACATAGGATTCTTCTCCTGGTTCATCTACTTTGTAGTTTTTATATAGTAAACTAATACTCTTACCGCTTTTGCTGACCAAATAGAGTATTCCTTCTGCAACTTTACCTGTATGAAATGAATTTAAATATTGGTCGATAAAGAGGGGTCGGAATTCTGCAGGCATCAAACTGCTGATGTTTATCCCAATCAATTCTTCCATGCTGTATTCAAGGAGATTGGTTCCCGAGGGGTTAATACTTAAAAGTTCACCCTGCATATTATGGGTGCAAATTATCGCCTGACTGTAATTTACAAGATCGCGGTTTCTTTTTTCGCTTTGAAGAAGTTTGTGTTCATAGATTTTCCGATGAGTGATATCTCTCGAAATGGAGGACCTGAAAATGGGATTGCCTGATTCATCTTTATGAATAATGATCAGCTGCAATACCGGTATTTCATTCTTTTGGCTGTCATAGATGGCAGTTTCTCCTTTCCATGATCCATGCAGTATAGCATGAGGAATTGCTTTTCTGTTAATGACCAGTTCCGCCCATTTAGGATATAATTCCGGTTCAGTTTGAATATTCTCTAAATTCCTTAATTCTTTATAAGCTTTGTTAGCATACAAAAGATGGCCTGACATATCGTAATAGGAAACATAATCAGGGGATTCTTCAATTATCGTATTTAGCTTATAGATCTCTTCTTCCGCTCTTTTACGTTTACTATTGTCACTTATTATAAATAAATAACCGGTAGTGTTTTCATTTTGATCTTTAATTTCACTAAGAGAAAGTAATGCATCAATTTTTTGATTGTTCAACGTCTTGATTTTACATTCAATTTCTTCTTTTAATTCCTCCTTCCGGACCCTGTTACCTGATGAAAATATTTTATCTAAATTTGAGGAGTCGTTTGAAATGATATTTTCAAAAATATGTTTATTTATCAGTTCGCTTTCTGCTTGGATGCCCACGAGTTGACAAGCTCCTCTGTTGCAAGTCTTGATAACACCCATCAAATCGGTTGAAATAATTCCCTGACGGGCACTATCCAATATTGCTTTTTGAAATGAGGATGATGCAGAAAGTAAATTAAGGTTTAAGTCTTTCTCGGTAATATCATTGATGGTTCCGGAGACACCAATGACACTTCCAGTTTGTGATAGCGTTGGTCGTATGGAAATTTCTACTTTTTTTATCTCACCTGTTTTATCATTTATTGATGCTACAAAGCTTTGATGTAGGGCCGTCTGGTTTAATGTATCATTGAGGTGGTCGTTGAGTTTAGTGATGTCTGAAGAATAAATAAAATCGCA from Bacteroidota bacterium harbors:
- a CDS encoding PAS domain S-box protein, which codes for MHSLLQRQINKYFNGNLPEHPGFSGFIEAIETAYSDADKRNRSLENIVTISTAEAETKIENFQSVINEASLVAVLSKEGKVISLNKNLQKLTGLTDPQKFYNCDIHDLIGPGQTRITEQAVAKLKQGLSWQGEIQFPVSKGSSIWLSGTACTLRDESRKATGIIVILYDITSRKLFEDEVINSERKYKAVLNNIKDVVFQADKSGEWTYLNASWKDLTGYEIADTLGRKICDFIYSSDITKLNDHLNDTLNQTALHQSFVASINDKTGEIKKVEISIRPTLSQTGSVIGVSGTINDITEKDLNLNLLSASSSFQKAILDSARQGIISTDLMGVIKTCNRGACQLVGIQAESELINKHIFENIISNDSSNLDKIFSSGNRVRKEELKEEIECKIKTLNNQKIDALLSLSEIKDQNENTTGYLFIISDNSKRKRAEEEIYKLNTIIEESPDYVSYYDMSGHLLYANKAYKELRNLENIQTEPELYPKWAELVINRKAIPHAILHGSWKGETAIYDSQKNEIPVLQLIIIHKDESGNPIFRSSISRDITHRKIYEHKLLQSEKRNRDLVNYSQAIICTHNMQGELLSINPSGTNLLEYSMEELIGINISSLMPAEFRPLFIDQYLNSFHTGKVAEGILYLVSKSGKSISLLYKNYKVDEPGEESYVIGFAQDVTERLIAEAELKTAKLIAEESARAKELFLANMSHEIRTPMNGIVGLTNLLIKTSLNDKQKEYAGSVKQNAENLLVVINDILDFSKIQAGKLEIVKEPFEIGSLLYNIRQTFKAEAQRKQLELVTILDDKLPKFVKGDSIRINQVLVNLISNAIKFTETGEVTLTSKLITKRNEACRVQFNVSDSGIGIQNDKLDKIFNSFTQANADTSRKYGGTGLGLTIVKNLLDLMGSSIKVKSQPGHGSTFQFELNLETCTSDDFSQVEYEESNNEGKLSGYRILLAEDNKVNQLFASELISEWGAVLDIADNGKIAVEYVAKNQYDLVLMDIQMPEMSGLEATTVIRNEFTKPANEIIIIAMTANAMKGDENQFRKAGMNDVIFKPYHANELYLMLCKHLKVNEEISVNKSVSPLEMPGVEEVKEPILNHINLHTLKSFSRGKNAFIVKMLNALVESVPPTFNELDKAIQSKDWISVNRFSHKLIPNMNMIGNPFLETEIKWMEDNAVDQKSQIAILSKWSTIKQEMQKSIEELRLVDSFYQSIETKNKN